Proteins co-encoded in one Kutzneria chonburiensis genomic window:
- a CDS encoding ROK family protein, producing the protein MTDHVLALDVGGTKIAAGLVDAQGSVLRRSVRPTPAHDAELAWQAVADLVAEVLDGTVPSAVGIGSAGPVDAEAGTVSPININGWQAFPLRDRVRALLPGVPVSLAGDGLCIALGEHWLGAGRGSRFMVGMVVSTGVGGGLVLDGKPFGGRTGNAGHIGHVVAEPDGWPCTCGGRGCVETVAGGPNMVRWAREQGWTGSDAIALAASARAGDSVAAAAFERCGRAVGLSIAAAAAICDLDLAVIGGGISKTDDLLFDPVRRTLKIHAGLSFIKDLKVVKAERDDSGLIGAAALALL; encoded by the coding sequence GTGACCGACCACGTGTTGGCGCTCGACGTGGGCGGCACCAAGATCGCCGCCGGGCTCGTCGACGCGCAGGGCTCCGTGTTGCGGCGGTCCGTGCGCCCCACGCCCGCCCATGACGCCGAGCTGGCGTGGCAGGCCGTCGCCGACCTCGTCGCCGAGGTGTTGGACGGCACCGTGCCCAGCGCCGTCGGCATCGGCTCCGCCGGTCCGGTCGACGCCGAGGCCGGCACCGTCAGCCCGATCAACATCAACGGCTGGCAGGCCTTCCCGCTGCGCGACCGGGTGCGGGCGTTGCTGCCCGGCGTGCCCGTCTCGCTGGCCGGCGACGGCTTGTGCATCGCGCTCGGCGAGCACTGGCTCGGCGCCGGCCGCGGCAGCCGGTTCATGGTCGGCATGGTCGTCTCCACCGGCGTCGGCGGCGGACTCGTGCTCGACGGCAAGCCGTTCGGCGGGCGGACCGGCAACGCCGGGCACATCGGCCATGTCGTCGCCGAGCCCGACGGTTGGCCCTGCACCTGCGGCGGCCGGGGCTGCGTGGAGACCGTCGCCGGCGGGCCGAACATGGTGCGGTGGGCCCGTGAGCAGGGCTGGACCGGCTCCGACGCCATCGCGCTGGCCGCCTCCGCCCGAGCCGGCGACTCGGTCGCCGCCGCCGCCTTCGAACGCTGCGGCCGGGCCGTCGGTCTGTCCATCGCCGCCGCGGCGGCCATCTGCGACCTGGACCTGGCCGTGATCGGCGGCGGCATCTCGAAGACCGACGACCTGCTGTTCGACCCGGTCCGGCGCACGTTGAAGATCCACGCCGGGCTGTCGTTCATCAAGGACCTGAAGGTGGTCAAAGCCGAGCGCGACGACTCCGGACTGATCGGAGCCGCCGCGCTCGCGTTGCTCTAG
- a CDS encoding SDR family NAD(P)-dependent oxidoreductase: MAILITGCSTGVGRAAAIALARAGLPVWASARAIDTITDLAAEGCRLVELDVSDERSRLTAIDTVGPLDALVNNAGYAQAGPVEEVSLDRLRAQFETNVFGAIRLCQLALPAMRERGRGVIVNVGSAGGLIGVPASAAYDMTKWSLEALSDALRMEVRRFGVRVSLLEPGGVVSAFAATQAATWPETVGPYEKFRANHHERMRRYTRPGAPGMTTPERVAKVVLRAVTARNPKARYKIGPAARVMPLLYRTLPTPLWDAFMTRLFPMT; this comes from the coding sequence ATGGCCATTCTCATCACCGGCTGCTCGACCGGCGTCGGCCGGGCCGCGGCCATCGCGCTGGCCCGCGCCGGCCTGCCGGTCTGGGCCTCGGCCCGCGCCATCGACACCATCACCGACCTGGCCGCCGAGGGCTGCCGGCTGGTCGAGTTGGACGTCTCCGACGAGCGGTCCCGGCTGACGGCGATCGACACCGTCGGCCCGCTCGACGCGCTGGTCAACAACGCCGGCTACGCCCAGGCCGGCCCGGTCGAGGAGGTGTCGCTGGACCGGCTGCGGGCCCAGTTCGAGACCAATGTGTTCGGCGCGATCCGGCTGTGCCAGCTGGCGCTGCCGGCGATGCGGGAGCGCGGCCGGGGCGTGATCGTCAACGTCGGGTCGGCCGGCGGCCTGATCGGGGTGCCGGCCTCGGCCGCGTACGACATGACGAAGTGGTCGCTGGAAGCCCTGTCCGACGCGCTACGGATGGAGGTGCGCCGGTTCGGCGTGCGGGTGTCGCTGCTCGAGCCGGGTGGCGTCGTCTCCGCGTTCGCCGCGACGCAGGCCGCCACCTGGCCGGAAACCGTTGGCCCGTATGAGAAGTTCCGCGCCAACCACCACGAGCGGATGCGACGCTACACCCGGCCGGGGGCACCGGGCATGACCACTCCCGAGCGCGTGGCCAAGGTCGTGCTCCGGGCCGTCACGGCGCGCAATCCCAAGGCGCGCTACAAGATCGGCCCGGCGGCCCGGGTCATGCCGCTCCTCTACCGAACCCTGCCCACCCCACTCTGGGACGCCTTCATGACCCGCCTGTTCCCCATGACCTGA
- a CDS encoding extracellular solute-binding protein: MRARTIAAGLAVAALTLPLAACGGGDSAGDARTIKIVYRNYSDFPQMDTFMKDVKKQFESANPGITAQLTPVSSLDSDYLAKVQLMQRSPSTAPDVLFEDSFNVNADAAAGYLLPIDDYLTKWSDWNSQFIPATKQAGKATDGKTYAVPMGTDTRGLWFNKDIFQKAGLPTDWQPKTWNDVLDAARKIKATQPGVQPMYLPLGKPAAEAMSMQTLEMLLYGTPTKDLYDEKAGKWVAPSKGFEDALGYVQTVMKENLAQTPAQAEDTQWAQTQMPLLMSQGKIGFMMDGGWYARYWNAGGVAPWPDWTKTLGTAKFPTQNGQAPGNVTLSGGWTLAVGASSGNPDASMKFIQTALNKENSAAIDVACSWLPVRDDVKADPRLAEKDPTVPFWSSLVSFTRYRPTLQEYPQVSNAMDVAGDSVVNGGDPAKAAAQFAQDVSKAVGADKVKTG, encoded by the coding sequence ATGCGGGCACGCACCATCGCCGCGGGACTGGCCGTCGCCGCGCTGACCCTGCCGCTGGCCGCCTGCGGCGGCGGGGACTCGGCCGGCGACGCCAGGACGATCAAGATCGTCTATCGCAACTACAGCGACTTCCCGCAGATGGACACGTTCATGAAGGACGTGAAGAAGCAGTTCGAGTCGGCCAATCCCGGCATCACCGCCCAGCTCACCCCGGTGTCCAGTCTGGACAGCGACTACCTGGCCAAGGTGCAGCTGATGCAGCGGTCCCCGTCGACCGCGCCGGACGTGCTGTTCGAGGACAGCTTCAACGTGAACGCGGACGCGGCGGCCGGCTACCTGCTGCCCATCGACGACTACCTGACCAAGTGGTCGGACTGGAACAGCCAGTTCATCCCGGCCACCAAGCAGGCCGGCAAGGCCACCGACGGCAAGACCTACGCGGTGCCGATGGGCACCGACACCCGCGGCCTGTGGTTCAACAAGGACATCTTCCAGAAGGCCGGGCTGCCGACCGACTGGCAGCCCAAGACCTGGAACGACGTGCTCGACGCGGCCCGCAAGATCAAGGCCACACAGCCCGGCGTGCAGCCGATGTACCTGCCGCTGGGCAAGCCGGCGGCCGAGGCGATGTCCATGCAGACGCTGGAGATGCTGCTCTACGGCACGCCGACCAAGGACCTGTACGACGAGAAGGCCGGCAAGTGGGTCGCGCCGAGCAAGGGCTTCGAGGATGCGCTCGGCTACGTGCAGACCGTGATGAAGGAGAACCTGGCCCAGACGCCGGCGCAGGCCGAGGACACGCAGTGGGCACAGACCCAGATGCCGCTGCTGATGTCCCAGGGCAAGATCGGCTTCATGATGGACGGCGGCTGGTACGCCCGGTACTGGAACGCCGGCGGCGTCGCGCCGTGGCCGGACTGGACCAAGACCCTGGGCACGGCCAAGTTCCCGACCCAGAACGGGCAGGCCCCCGGCAATGTCACGCTGTCCGGCGGTTGGACGCTGGCCGTCGGGGCATCGAGCGGCAACCCCGACGCGTCCATGAAGTTCATCCAGACCGCGCTGAACAAGGAGAACTCGGCGGCGATCGACGTGGCCTGCTCGTGGCTGCCGGTGCGCGACGACGTGAAGGCCGATCCGCGGCTGGCCGAGAAGGACCCGACGGTGCCGTTCTGGAGCAGCCTGGTGTCGTTCACCCGGTACCGGCCGACGCTGCAGGAGTACCCGCAGGTGTCGAACGCGATGGACGTGGCCGGTGATTCCGTGGTCAACGGCGGCGATCCGGCCAAGGCGGCCGCGCAGTTCGCCCAGGACGTGTCCAAGGCGGTCGGCGCGGACAAGGTGAAGACCGGTTGA
- a CDS encoding carbohydrate ABC transporter permease, translated as MRGPRLVVNLVLLAVAVLFVAPLLWLLTASFDTHGSLAAKVPGDFTLANFGQILNWEVGGRPLVNGLLISGGTAIIAVIVAVLAAYPLSRFQLRFRRPFLYTILFTTGLPVTAIMVPVYGLFVRLSLVDSLLGTTVFLAATALPMAIWMCKNFMDGIPVSLEEAAWVDGASSLQALRSIVLPLMAPGVAVVGIFTFITAWGNFFVPFVLLLDPDKMPASVGIFSFFGQNGLVAYGQLAAYSILYTTPVLALYLVVSRWLGGGFSMAGAVKA; from the coding sequence ATGCGCGGCCCCCGCTTGGTGGTCAACCTGGTGCTGCTGGCCGTCGCCGTGCTGTTCGTGGCCCCGCTGCTGTGGCTGCTCACGGCATCGTTCGACACGCACGGCAGCCTGGCCGCGAAGGTGCCCGGCGACTTCACCCTGGCCAACTTCGGCCAGATCCTGAACTGGGAGGTCGGCGGCCGGCCACTGGTCAACGGCCTGTTGATCAGTGGCGGCACCGCGATCATCGCCGTGATCGTGGCCGTGCTGGCGGCCTATCCGCTGTCCCGGTTCCAGCTGCGGTTCCGGCGGCCGTTCCTGTACACGATCCTGTTCACCACCGGCCTGCCGGTGACGGCGATCATGGTGCCGGTGTACGGCCTGTTCGTCCGGCTGTCCCTTGTGGACTCGCTCTTGGGCACCACGGTTTTCCTTGCCGCCACGGCACTTCCGATGGCCATCTGGATGTGCAAGAACTTCATGGACGGCATCCCGGTCAGCCTGGAGGAGGCGGCCTGGGTGGACGGCGCGTCGTCGTTGCAGGCGTTGCGGTCGATCGTGCTGCCGCTGATGGCGCCGGGCGTGGCCGTGGTCGGCATCTTCACGTTCATCACGGCCTGGGGCAACTTCTTCGTGCCGTTCGTGCTGCTGCTCGACCCGGACAAGATGCCGGCCTCGGTGGGCATCTTCTCGTTCTTCGGCCAGAACGGGCTTGTCGCGTACGGGCAGCTGGCGGCGTATTCCATTCTGTACACGACGCCCGTGCTGGCGCTGTATCTGGTGGTGTCCCGGTGGCTCGGCGGCGGCTTTAGCATGGCGGGAGCAGTCAAAGCCTGA
- a CDS encoding TetR/AcrR family transcriptional regulator, whose amino-acid sequence MADTKQRIKDVARELFARQGYTGTSMADIAGRLSITPAALYYHYRSKADVLDALLAEPLAAYAELAEHAAELAPAELLAAFVDFTADAHTVIPVVTADPAVRQLLDERFPRTPPEMMASVITALAGPDPDRAALIRASAAVAVAKEATAAVLVNRSLESDDRKEILAAALRALDA is encoded by the coding sequence GTGGCCGACACCAAGCAGCGCATCAAGGACGTGGCTCGCGAGCTGTTCGCCCGCCAGGGCTACACCGGCACGTCCATGGCCGATATCGCCGGTCGGCTGTCGATCACCCCGGCCGCGCTCTACTACCACTACCGGTCCAAGGCCGATGTGCTCGACGCGTTGCTGGCCGAGCCGCTGGCCGCTTACGCCGAGCTGGCCGAACATGCCGCGGAGCTGGCCCCGGCGGAGCTGCTGGCCGCGTTCGTCGACTTCACCGCCGACGCGCACACAGTGATCCCGGTCGTCACCGCCGACCCGGCCGTTCGCCAACTGCTCGACGAGCGGTTCCCGCGCACCCCGCCGGAGATGATGGCGTCGGTGATCACGGCGCTGGCCGGCCCGGATCCGGACCGGGCAGCGTTGATCCGGGCCAGCGCCGCGGTCGCCGTGGCCAAGGAGGCGACGGCCGCGGTACTGGTGAACCGGAGCCTGGAGTCCGACGACCGCAAGGAGATCCTTGCCGCGGCGCTGCGGGCCCTCGACGCCTAG
- the mctP gene encoding monocarboxylate uptake permease MctP, whose product MSTDQIVQLAVFLVLFVLVAVMGFMASRWQAGNTLDHLDEWGLGGRKFGSWITWFLVGGDLYTAYTFVAVPALIFGAGALGFYALPYTVVLYPIIFLPLQRMWSVSRMHGYVTPADFVRGRYGSSLLALLIAITGIVATMPYIALQLVGLESVLRTMGVNGSGLLGHLPLFVAFVILAVYTYQSGLRAPALIAFVKDALIYLVIIVAIIYLPSKLGGWGHIFDQASTALAKTNPTTNKPFGSTLLGPTNQLQYATLALGSALALFLYPHSITGILASKSRTVIKKNMVALPAYSLVLGLLALLGYVALVSGAKPIVNQATGKPDSNTIVPVLFGQQFPAWFAGIAFAAIGIGALVPAAIMSIAAANLWTRNIYKEYFKRDATPKQEATQAKLASLVVKFGAVAFVLFVDPQFSIDLQLIGGVIILQTLPSVAIALYTRWLHRWGLVAGWIVGMGWGLYLLYTIPNPANGKAHFGGSALATGNLSLFGWHPFAGSAVQIYVGAVALIANVVVAVIVTLIARQAKWFNGVDATNTGDYDRDEGDPKLKEIAVH is encoded by the coding sequence ATGAGCACCGATCAGATCGTGCAGCTCGCCGTGTTCCTGGTGCTCTTCGTGCTGGTCGCGGTGATGGGCTTCATGGCGTCGCGCTGGCAGGCCGGCAACACGCTCGACCACCTCGACGAGTGGGGCCTCGGCGGCCGCAAGTTCGGCTCCTGGATCACCTGGTTCCTGGTCGGCGGCGACCTGTACACGGCGTACACCTTCGTCGCCGTGCCCGCCCTGATCTTCGGGGCCGGCGCGCTCGGCTTCTACGCGCTGCCCTACACCGTCGTGCTGTACCCGATCATCTTCCTGCCGTTGCAGCGGATGTGGTCGGTGTCCCGGATGCACGGCTACGTGACGCCGGCCGACTTCGTGCGCGGCCGCTACGGCTCGTCGCTGCTGGCCCTGCTGATCGCCATCACCGGCATCGTCGCCACCATGCCGTACATCGCGTTGCAGCTGGTCGGCCTGGAGTCGGTGCTGCGGACCATGGGCGTCAACGGCAGCGGCCTGCTCGGCCACCTGCCGCTGTTCGTCGCCTTCGTGATCCTGGCCGTCTACACCTACCAGTCGGGTCTGCGCGCGCCGGCGCTGATCGCGTTCGTCAAGGACGCGCTGATCTACCTGGTGATCATCGTGGCCATCATCTACCTGCCGTCGAAGCTGGGCGGCTGGGGCCACATCTTCGACCAGGCGTCGACCGCGCTGGCCAAGACCAACCCGACCACCAACAAGCCGTTCGGCTCCACGCTGCTGGGTCCGACCAACCAGCTCCAGTACGCCACCCTGGCGCTTGGCTCGGCGCTGGCGCTGTTCCTGTACCCGCACTCGATCACCGGCATCCTGGCCTCCAAGAGCCGGACCGTGATCAAGAAGAACATGGTCGCGCTGCCGGCCTACTCGCTGGTGCTGGGCCTGCTTGCGCTGCTGGGCTACGTGGCGCTGGTGTCCGGGGCCAAGCCGATCGTCAACCAGGCCACCGGCAAGCCGGACTCCAACACCATCGTGCCGGTGCTGTTCGGCCAGCAGTTCCCGGCCTGGTTCGCCGGCATCGCCTTCGCCGCCATCGGCATCGGGGCACTGGTGCCGGCGGCGATCATGTCCATCGCCGCGGCCAACCTGTGGACCCGCAACATCTACAAGGAGTACTTCAAGCGGGACGCCACCCCCAAGCAGGAGGCCACCCAGGCCAAGCTGGCCTCGCTGGTGGTGAAGTTCGGCGCGGTCGCCTTCGTGCTGTTCGTCGACCCGCAGTTCTCCATCGACCTCCAGCTGATCGGCGGCGTGATCATCCTGCAGACGCTGCCGTCGGTGGCCATCGCGCTCTACACGCGCTGGCTGCACCGCTGGGGCCTGGTCGCCGGCTGGATCGTCGGCATGGGCTGGGGCCTGTACCTGCTGTACACGATTCCCAACCCGGCCAACGGCAAGGCCCACTTCGGTGGCTCGGCCCTGGCCACCGGCAACCTCTCCCTGTTCGGCTGGCACCCCTTCGCCGGCTCGGCCGTGCAGATCTACGTCGGCGCGGTGGCCCTGATCGCCAACGTGGTGGTCGCCGTGATCGTCACGCTGATCGCCCGGCAGGCCAAGTGGTTCAACGGCGTCGACGCCACCAACACCGGCGACTACGACCGGGACGAGGGCGACCCCAAGCTCAAGGAGATCGCCGTCCACTGA
- a CDS encoding M4 family metallopeptidase, with product MARRGLAVDVGIVGAAVLVAAGVLVVVAAPNPKVQAFANQLTGSADPPAVSLPGPAPRSAPATPTTAVQAQLTVQTDATGRVVGLLPQTPLPSTGGSSPLAAAQSHLPDIAQVWQVDPDTLQVADVRPVPFGTVVRYQQTINGKPVLGGQIVEALGKDGALVSAVGKTARARSGDFPPDTSQTIKAANQKAVAATAEAKKLQAKDLSVQSTEQYWWDPTLGGKAGPAVAKPVYVVHIRGSQADQQWSMVVGATRTDVVQSWSETREASNRDVCDARRRVVSGSLASIRCGTAFPVVRTETSGSTAGDVGNVFRFFGDAQNFYARFTGLDLTALIGADYGDGTGKAIRGTVRVCVTGDRCPFLNAFWDGEQMAFGEGVTTEDITGHELTHGVTQHTSGLQGGQADAINEGMSDVFGKFIGITAGDANDAGVNRWSIGAGSAIGVIRDMRNPQRFQQPDRVNGPFWVTDNPDPHANDGVVNKTAFLITDGATFNGRTVRGLGVAKAVQVWFGVENLLTPRSTFQDLGNALTISCRANLNAGVVGITQDDCAQVANAVSATQLNQAPN from the coding sequence ATGGCACGCAGGGGCTTGGCCGTCGACGTGGGGATCGTCGGGGCGGCGGTGCTGGTCGCGGCGGGAGTGCTGGTGGTGGTGGCCGCCCCGAACCCCAAGGTGCAAGCGTTTGCCAACCAGCTGACCGGCAGTGCCGACCCGCCCGCGGTGTCGCTGCCCGGTCCGGCGCCCCGGTCCGCGCCGGCCACCCCGACCACCGCGGTGCAGGCCCAGCTCACCGTGCAGACCGACGCCACCGGTCGGGTCGTCGGCCTGCTGCCGCAGACCCCGCTGCCCTCGACCGGCGGCAGCTCACCGCTGGCCGCCGCCCAGTCCCACCTGCCCGACATCGCCCAGGTCTGGCAGGTCGACCCGGACACATTGCAGGTGGCCGACGTGCGACCGGTGCCGTTCGGCACGGTCGTCCGCTACCAACAGACGATCAACGGCAAGCCGGTGCTCGGCGGCCAGATCGTCGAGGCGCTGGGCAAGGACGGCGCCCTGGTCAGCGCGGTCGGCAAGACCGCACGGGCCCGATCGGGCGACTTCCCGCCCGACACCTCGCAGACGATCAAGGCCGCCAACCAGAAGGCCGTCGCCGCCACGGCCGAGGCCAAGAAGCTCCAGGCCAAGGACCTGAGCGTGCAGTCGACCGAGCAGTACTGGTGGGACCCGACGCTGGGCGGCAAGGCCGGGCCGGCGGTGGCCAAACCGGTCTATGTGGTGCACATCCGTGGCTCGCAGGCCGACCAGCAGTGGTCCATGGTCGTCGGGGCCACCCGTACCGACGTCGTCCAGTCGTGGTCGGAAACCCGTGAGGCGTCCAACCGGGACGTCTGCGACGCCCGGCGGCGGGTGGTCAGCGGCAGCCTGGCCTCGATCCGCTGCGGCACGGCGTTCCCGGTCGTCCGGACCGAGACCAGCGGCTCCACCGCCGGCGACGTCGGCAACGTGTTCCGGTTCTTCGGCGACGCGCAGAACTTCTACGCCCGGTTCACCGGCCTCGACCTGACCGCGCTGATCGGCGCCGACTACGGCGACGGCACCGGCAAGGCGATCCGCGGCACGGTCCGGGTCTGCGTCACCGGCGACCGGTGCCCGTTCCTCAACGCGTTCTGGGACGGCGAACAGATGGCCTTCGGCGAGGGCGTGACCACCGAGGACATCACCGGCCACGAGCTGACCCACGGCGTCACCCAGCACACCTCCGGCCTCCAGGGCGGCCAGGCCGACGCGATCAACGAGGGCATGTCCGACGTGTTCGGCAAGTTCATCGGCATCACCGCGGGCGACGCCAACGACGCCGGGGTCAACCGCTGGTCCATCGGCGCCGGCTCGGCCATCGGCGTCATCCGGGACATGCGCAACCCGCAGCGGTTCCAGCAGCCGGACCGGGTCAACGGCCCGTTCTGGGTGACCGACAACCCCGATCCGCACGCCAACGACGGCGTGGTCAACAAGACGGCGTTCCTGATCACCGACGGGGCCACCTTCAACGGACGGACGGTGCGTGGGCTGGGCGTGGCCAAGGCCGTGCAGGTGTGGTTCGGCGTGGAGAACCTGCTGACGCCGCGGTCCACCTTCCAGGACCTGGGCAACGCGCTGACCATCTCGTGCCGGGCCAACCTCAACGCCGGCGTCGTCGGCATCACCCAGGACGACTGCGCCCAGGTCGCCAACGCCGTGAGCGCGACCCAGCTGAATCAGGCCCCCAACTGA
- a CDS encoding DUF3311 domain-containing protein has product MPSEPPPRRWNPWNLLLLVPLLMLITPWYNFDGPRVFGLPFFYWYQFLFVPVGVVCVGVVYAKSRGDRR; this is encoded by the coding sequence ATGCCGAGTGAACCGCCACCGCGGCGGTGGAACCCGTGGAACCTGTTGCTGCTGGTCCCGCTGCTGATGTTGATCACGCCGTGGTACAACTTCGACGGGCCCCGGGTGTTCGGCCTGCCGTTCTTCTACTGGTACCAGTTCCTGTTCGTGCCGGTTGGCGTCGTCTGCGTCGGCGTCGTCTACGCCAAGAGCCGGGGTGATCGCCGATGA
- a CDS encoding carbohydrate ABC transporter permease produces the protein MRRSPRVGVWLPPLAPSIFLLGLFVAGPILWCFYASFTNSALSGIAARRPKFVGLDNFTTAFTSPDVAASLWLTVVFVVLSAVVGQNSLGMLLAVFLQHRGKLLRGIVGTVVVAAWVLPEVVAAFAIYAFLNAQGTLNEVLGWFGLSQNWLYTAPMMAVVLANIWRGTAFSMLVYQAALSEVPSDLVEAAQVDGAGPVRRFWHVVLPVIRRTVVTNLMLITLQTLGVFGLIYVLTAGGPDNKTRTLPLLMYEQAFKFGQIGYGTAIALVLLVLGAVFSLVYIRSLKAEV, from the coding sequence TTGAGGCGCTCCCCTCGGGTCGGGGTGTGGCTGCCGCCGCTCGCCCCGTCGATCTTCCTGTTGGGACTGTTCGTCGCCGGCCCGATCCTGTGGTGTTTCTACGCGTCGTTCACCAACTCGGCGCTGAGCGGGATCGCGGCCCGGCGGCCGAAGTTCGTCGGCCTCGACAACTTCACCACCGCGTTCACCAGTCCCGACGTGGCCGCATCGCTGTGGCTGACGGTAGTTTTCGTGGTGCTGTCGGCCGTGGTCGGGCAGAACAGCCTCGGCATGCTGCTCGCGGTCTTCCTGCAGCACCGAGGAAAGCTATTGCGGGGCATCGTCGGCACGGTCGTGGTCGCGGCCTGGGTGCTGCCGGAAGTCGTTGCGGCGTTTGCCATCTACGCGTTTCTCAATGCCCAGGGCACGTTGAACGAGGTGCTCGGCTGGTTCGGGTTGAGCCAGAACTGGCTCTACACCGCGCCGATGATGGCCGTGGTGCTGGCCAACATCTGGCGGGGCACGGCGTTTTCCATGCTGGTCTACCAGGCGGCGCTGAGCGAGGTGCCGAGCGATCTCGTCGAGGCGGCGCAGGTTGACGGGGCCGGTCCGGTGCGGCGGTTCTGGCATGTGGTGCTGCCGGTGATCCGCCGTACCGTGGTCACCAACCTGATGCTGATCACGTTGCAGACGCTCGGGGTCTTCGGTCTGATCTACGTGCTGACCGCGGGCGGCCCGGACAACAAGACCCGCACCCTGCCACTGCTGATGTACGAGCAGGCCTTCAAGTTCGGGCAGATCGGCTACGGCACCGCGATCGCGTTGGTGCTGCTGGTGCTCGGCGCGGTGTTCTCCCTCGTCTACATCCGCAGCCTGAAGGCGGAGGTCTGA
- a CDS encoding amino acid ABC transporter ATP-binding protein — translation MSVVEISGLHKSFGSLQVLRGIDLTVERGDVVCIIGPSGSGKSTLLRCVNLLEQPDSGKVVVDGTELTDPDVNIDKARRRLGMVFQGFNLFNHLNVLDNLTIAQRKVLGRNRDEAERIARQNLEKVGLAGRERSLPSQLSGGQQQRAAIARALSMDPQVMLFDEPTSALDPELVGDVLGVMRTLAGEGMTMLVVTHEMQFAREVADTVLFMDGGVVVEQGPPAQVIGAPTQERTRTFLARVLNPTGDNP, via the coding sequence GTGAGCGTGGTGGAGATTTCCGGGCTGCACAAGTCTTTCGGCTCGCTCCAGGTGCTGCGCGGCATCGACCTGACGGTCGAGCGGGGCGATGTCGTCTGCATCATCGGGCCGTCCGGCTCGGGCAAGTCGACGCTGCTGCGCTGCGTGAACCTGTTGGAGCAGCCCGATTCCGGCAAGGTCGTGGTCGACGGCACCGAGCTGACCGACCCGGACGTGAACATCGACAAGGCCCGCCGTCGGCTGGGCATGGTGTTCCAGGGCTTCAACCTGTTCAACCACCTCAATGTGCTGGACAACCTGACCATCGCGCAGCGCAAGGTGTTGGGCCGCAACCGGGACGAGGCCGAGCGCATCGCCAGGCAGAACCTGGAGAAGGTCGGGCTGGCCGGCCGTGAGCGGTCGCTGCCGTCGCAGCTGTCCGGCGGCCAGCAGCAACGGGCGGCCATCGCCCGCGCGCTGTCCATGGACCCGCAGGTGATGCTGTTCGACGAACCGACTTCGGCGCTGGACCCGGAGCTGGTCGGCGATGTGCTGGGCGTGATGCGCACGCTGGCCGGCGAGGGCATGACAATGCTCGTGGTGACGCACGAGATGCAGTTCGCCCGGGAAGTCGCCGACACCGTCCTGTTCATGGACGGCGGCGTTGTGGTCGAGCAGGGCCCGCCGGCGCAGGTCATCGGCGCGCCGACCCAGGAGCGAACCCGGACCTTCCTGGCCCGGGTGCTCAACCCGACCGGTGACAACCCGTGA
- a CDS encoding septum formation family protein produces MVRGGSLAVIVLAVVGLVGACGRPATDLAEPLTATPSSPDNSGGAAPLPMPRVDSGGVSRGSLPVVGACIDSAHKTVTCTVPHQGEVTLVGNLPEGLPSSLPDDTTMTRAALPSCRDALGDYLGSHDADATDLQAWAFWPQADAWTEGERWLVCAATQIDSAGNPITITGSLKHVLTGAGFARYQTCTVSSPSESQTLKFGACDEPHLGEAMPGVQTLGRSTDPMPATDTINQIARNRCSQELTSYLGTDSRSDVTYTWRAPDTRQAWAQGYTNLICYAEAARPVGERLQNIGNGPLPA; encoded by the coding sequence ATGGTGCGGGGCGGCTCGTTGGCGGTCATCGTGCTGGCAGTGGTTGGCCTGGTGGGCGCCTGCGGCAGACCGGCAACGGACCTGGCCGAACCGCTCACCGCGACACCGAGCTCACCGGACAATTCCGGCGGGGCGGCGCCGCTGCCCATGCCGCGGGTGGACAGCGGCGGCGTCAGCCGGGGCTCGCTGCCGGTCGTCGGCGCGTGCATCGACTCCGCCCACAAGACCGTCACGTGCACCGTGCCGCACCAGGGCGAGGTCACGCTGGTCGGCAACCTGCCCGAGGGCCTGCCCAGTTCGCTGCCCGACGACACGACCATGACCAGGGCCGCCCTGCCCTCGTGCCGGGACGCGCTCGGCGACTACCTCGGCAGCCACGACGCCGACGCCACCGACCTACAGGCCTGGGCGTTCTGGCCGCAGGCCGACGCGTGGACCGAGGGTGAGCGCTGGCTGGTCTGCGCGGCCACCCAGATCGACTCCGCCGGCAACCCGATCACCATCACCGGCTCGCTCAAACACGTGCTGACCGGCGCCGGCTTCGCCCGCTACCAGACGTGCACGGTGTCATCGCCGTCGGAGAGCCAGACCCTCAAGTTCGGCGCCTGCGACGAGCCACACCTCGGCGAGGCCATGCCCGGCGTGCAGACCCTGGGCCGCTCCACCGACCCGATGCCGGCCACCGACACCATCAACCAGATCGCCCGCAACCGGTGTTCGCAGGAACTGACCAGCTACCTGGGCACGGATTCGCGATCGGACGTGACCTACACCTGGCGCGCCCCGGACACCCGGCAGGCCTGGGCGCAGGGCTACACCAATCTCATCTGCTACGCCGAAGCCGCCCGTCCGGTCGGCGAGCGACTCCAGAACATCGGAAACGGCCCCCTGCCGGCCTGA